ATCGGCGAGGAAATCTGCTCGGTGGAAAAATCATCTGTGTTATCTATTGAGATGCCGGAGCACAGGACTGACCCCCCCTAGTATAAAATTGAAATCATCGGTAAAAGGGATGGAAGCGTCTAACATCTTGAGAAAGACTGAATCGAAACTTCTAGGGGAGAGGATCAGGCAGACTGTTTTTACGTTAGGAGTGATTAAACGCCAGTGTGAGGAGTTGGAAACAACAATTAGATCTCAAGTTTCGCGCGATTTGGCCAATAGATTGGCGGAAGTAGTGGAAAGGTCGCGTGAATCGGAACACCGGAAGTGCAAGATGCGTCAAGTAAACAAATATGATCGGCTACGGGAAAAGTCATCGCCTGTGTTAGATACCACGTTGAGTCAACAACAAGAACGTTGGGTGGTAAATAAGTCGGATCGTGAGTTGAATGACGATGAAAAGAGCCTGTTAGCTAAAGGTATGAACTATGCTGTTTCCCCCACATCTATCCCCACCATTGATTTGATCACTGGTGTTGAACTGGCATGTAATAAGCTTACTGATAAGACTGAAAAAGACCAAGTCAGAGCCGAGGCTGTGAAAGTCATAGGGTCTAGTCATGCACCCAAAAGTAACTTGACCCTGGTGAAAGAAAAGCCATGAAAGATCTCCGTACTGATGAGAGTGTTACTATATTACCCAGTGACAAAGGTCGGTGTACAGTTGTCCTTAATACCACAGACTATAAGCAAAAAGTTGATGATCTGTTGAGCGATGCTAACACTTATACCCTTCTCAAGCGAGACCCCACTAGGAAGTACAAAGAACAATTAAGAGGGATCTTGAAAAGACTTTGTGATAGTGATCGTATTACGAAGGCTCAATACTACCTTCTCATGCCCTCGTCTGATACTGTGCCTCGCTTTTATGGCTTACCGAAGGTACACAAACCATTGTGCCCTCTGCGCCCCATCGTCTCGTCAATTGGGTCGGTCACTTACCAAGTGGCAAAATTTGTTGCGGACATTATTGCACCACTAGTAGGCCAATCCCACATCACATTAAGAACTCTGCGGATTTCGCTGAAAGAGTGGGGAACCTCACACTACATGAAGGTGAAATCATGGTGTCGTACGATGTTACCGGACTGTTTACTAACACTCCAGTTCCGGATGCCCTCCGCGTTATCAGGAGGAGATTGGAGGAAGACGTCACCCTCCCTGATCGCACTACACTGTCTGTTGATGATGTTATGGAACTTCTTACGTTTTGCGCCACCTCCACATACATGATGGGATTGGGCAAAATCTACCAACAAAGAGAAGGTTTCGCGATGGGATCTCCGGTCTCGCCGCTCGCATCCAACATTTTCATGGAATGGTTTGAGGTCCGCGCACTAGATACTGCTCCCCACGTACCATCCTTCTGGGCCCGTTACGTCGATGATACTT
Above is a genomic segment from Amphiura filiformis chromosome 17, Afil_fr2py, whole genome shotgun sequence containing:
- the LOC140137043 gene encoding uncharacterized protein; translated protein: MEASNILRKTESKLLGERIRQTVFTLGVIKRQCEELETTIRSQVSRDLANRLAEVVERSRESEHRKCKMRQVNKYDRLREKSSPVLDTTLSQQQERWVVNKSDRELNDDEKSLLAKGMNYAVSPTSIPTIDLITGVELACNKLTDKTEKDQVRAEAVKVIGSSHAPKSNLTLVKEKP